In a single window of the Leisingera daeponensis DSM 23529 genome:
- a CDS encoding flagellar motor protein MotB, protein MSAQSNVAPIIIKRKKVSGGDGHHGGAWKVAYADFVTAMMAFFMLMWLLNATTEKQRKGLADYFSPSIPLSRVSGGGNGAFQGDSMFTEDIQPQSGTGATDINPMDAQKAQGDTGVESTEKREEDDSKFRAIEEQLSGRGGESMVSVAMARHIVTRVTDEGLIIELFATEDMPLFEEDQAEPKPLFRDLVRMIARVSDGVTSNVAIGGHIRSHPVVLAKNPVWELSHARADITRTLLESGGLDAGRVHRVTGHADRKLAVGNPMAARNDRIEIIFLRE, encoded by the coding sequence ATGAGCGCACAGAGCAATGTGGCGCCCATTATCATCAAGAGGAAAAAAGTCAGTGGTGGCGATGGCCATCACGGCGGCGCATGGAAGGTGGCTTATGCCGACTTCGTGACCGCAATGATGGCCTTCTTCATGCTGATGTGGCTGCTTAACGCGACGACGGAAAAACAACGCAAAGGGCTGGCGGATTACTTCTCGCCATCAATCCCGCTAAGCCGGGTGTCCGGCGGCGGCAATGGCGCTTTCCAGGGTGACAGTATGTTCACCGAGGACATTCAGCCGCAATCCGGCACCGGGGCGACGGATATCAATCCGATGGATGCCCAGAAGGCGCAGGGCGACACCGGGGTCGAGTCGACCGAAAAGCGCGAGGAAGATGATTCCAAGTTCCGCGCTATCGAGGAACAGTTGTCCGGACGCGGCGGCGAGAGCATGGTGTCCGTTGCAATGGCCCGCCATATCGTCACCCGCGTCACCGATGAAGGGCTGATCATAGAGCTGTTCGCGACTGAAGACATGCCGCTGTTCGAAGAAGACCAGGCGGAGCCGAAGCCGTTGTTCCGGGATCTGGTCAGGATGATTGCGCGGGTCTCGGACGGCGTGACCAGCAACGTTGCGATTGGCGGCCATATCCGCTCGCACCCGGTTGTTCTGGCGAAGAATCCGGTGTGGGAGCTCTCCCATGCACGGGCGGACATAACCCGCACGCTGCTCGAATCGGGCGGGCTGGATGCGGGGCGGGTTCACCGGGTCACCGGCCATGCTGACCGGAAGCTGGCGGTCGGGAATCCGATGGCTGCCCGCAACGACCGGATCGAAATCATCTTTTTGCGCGAATAA
- a CDS encoding FliM/FliN family flagellar motor switch protein, whose protein sequence is MDDAADLNKKAADANNPFVSVPVEVVVSVGKARPLIRDLVSLGENAILTLDKRVEDPVDLYVGDRLVARGQLEELEGEQAGQLAVRLTEIADLQSGLG, encoded by the coding sequence ATGGATGACGCCGCCGATCTGAACAAGAAAGCCGCTGATGCCAACAACCCCTTTGTTTCGGTTCCCGTCGAAGTGGTTGTTTCGGTGGGCAAGGCCCGGCCGCTGATCCGCGATCTGGTCAGCCTGGGTGAAAACGCGATTCTGACGCTCGACAAGCGGGTTGAAGATCCGGTCGACCTCTACGTCGGGGACCGGCTGGTCGCCCGGGGCCAACTGGAAGAGCTGGAAGGCGAGCAGGCCGGACAGCTGGCCGTGCGCCTGACGGAAATTGCCGATCTGCAAAGCGGTTTGGGATGA
- the nirK gene encoding copper-containing nitrite reductase: MLTRRAALIGAAGAAALPVLAKAAKADTTTVHEAAAPVDLSSLKRIKRELVAPPFVHEHEQVAPGGPRIVEFEMKIIEKEIEVDQGAYLQGMTFDGSIPGPMMVVHEGDYVELTLINPPENMLQHNIDFHAATGALGGGALTLVNPGEKTVLRFKATRPGTFVYHCAPGGPMIPWHVASGMAGTIMVLPREGLSDHNGDPVKYDRVYYIGENEFYIPKDENGDYLRYEDVGESYPDTLEVMNGLIPSHVVFNGKVGALTGENAMKAKQGEKVLFVHSQANRDTRPHLIGGHGDLVWEAGKFNNVPDRDLETWFIRGGSAGAALYEFLQPGVYAYVNHNLIEAVNLGATAHVVVEGEWNNDLMEQVVAPTEYSGA, from the coding sequence ATGCTGACCCGCAGAGCCGCACTGATAGGGGCAGCCGGCGCAGCAGCGCTGCCTGTACTGGCCAAAGCCGCCAAGGCTGACACCACCACCGTTCACGAGGCCGCCGCGCCGGTTGACCTGTCCAGCCTCAAGCGCATCAAGCGCGAGCTGGTGGCACCGCCCTTTGTGCATGAGCACGAGCAGGTTGCGCCGGGCGGACCGCGCATCGTCGAATTCGAGATGAAGATCATCGAGAAGGAAATCGAAGTCGACCAGGGCGCCTATCTGCAGGGCATGACCTTCGACGGTTCTATTCCAGGCCCGATGATGGTGGTGCATGAGGGCGACTATGTCGAACTCACCCTGATCAACCCGCCGGAAAACATGCTGCAGCACAATATCGACTTCCACGCTGCAACCGGTGCTTTGGGCGGCGGCGCGCTGACCCTGGTGAACCCGGGCGAAAAGACCGTTCTGCGCTTCAAGGCGACACGCCCGGGCACCTTCGTCTACCACTGCGCTCCGGGCGGCCCGATGATCCCCTGGCACGTCGCCTCGGGCATGGCCGGCACCATCATGGTGCTGCCGCGTGAAGGCCTGTCGGACCACAACGGCGATCCGGTGAAATACGACCGCGTCTACTACATCGGCGAAAACGAGTTCTACATTCCGAAGGATGAGAACGGCGACTACCTCCGGTATGAAGACGTCGGGGAAAGCTACCCGGACACGCTGGAAGTCATGAACGGGCTGATCCCCAGCCACGTGGTCTTCAACGGCAAGGTCGGCGCTCTGACCGGCGAAAACGCCATGAAGGCGAAACAGGGCGAAAAAGTGCTGTTCGTGCACAGCCAGGCCAACCGCGACACCCGCCCGCACCTTATTGGCGGCCATGGCGACCTGGTGTGGGAAGCCGGCAAGTTCAACAACGTGCCGGACCGCGATCTGGAAACATGGTTCATTCGCGGCGGTTCTGCCGGGGCAGCGCTCTATGAGTTCCTGCAGCCAGGTGTCTACGCCTATGTGAACCACAACCTGATCGAGGCGGTGAACCTCGGCGCAACGGCCCACGTGGTGGTCGAAGGCGAGTGGAACAACGACCTGATGGAACAGGTGGTCGCCCCGACCGAATACTCCGGCGCCTGA
- a CDS encoding flagellar basal body P-ring protein FlgI, whose product MMAVLRLFFACLFLLPVAAQANTIRLKDLVEFDGVRGNDLVGYGLVVGLDGTGDGLRNSPFTEEIMTNILERLGVNVTGEQFRPKNVAAVFVTATLPPFARVGSTIDVTVSAIGDSKSLLGGTLIMTPLNAADGQIYAVAQGTILAGGAVAEGEAATVTQGVPTAGVIPSGARVEREIDFDLASLTSMRLALREPDFTTAGRIERAINNEFGRNVALMRDSGTVEVDIGRTNTRSTAHAVGRIENILVEPQRKARVVVDQRSGTIVMGSDVRISRVAVAQGNLTLRIEETPLVVQPNPFADGETVVVPRTGAAIEEEEGIQLAEVPETTSLSEVVSGLNALGVSPRDMIDILKSLKAAGALHAEFVVR is encoded by the coding sequence ATGATGGCTGTCCTGCGTCTCTTCTTTGCTTGCCTGTTTTTGCTGCCCGTGGCGGCGCAGGCAAATACTATCCGGCTTAAGGACCTGGTGGAATTCGACGGGGTCCGCGGTAATGACCTGGTCGGCTACGGCCTGGTCGTCGGCTTGGATGGAACCGGTGACGGGTTGCGCAATTCGCCGTTCACCGAAGAAATCATGACCAACATCCTGGAGCGGCTTGGCGTCAACGTGACCGGCGAGCAGTTCCGCCCGAAGAATGTGGCGGCCGTTTTTGTGACAGCCACCTTGCCGCCCTTCGCCCGTGTCGGCAGTACCATCGACGTGACGGTCTCAGCCATCGGCGACTCCAAAAGCCTGCTGGGCGGCACTCTGATCATGACGCCGCTGAACGCCGCCGATGGTCAGATCTATGCTGTCGCCCAAGGCACAATCCTGGCTGGCGGTGCGGTGGCCGAAGGCGAGGCTGCGACAGTGACGCAGGGAGTCCCGACGGCGGGCGTGATCCCGTCGGGCGCCCGGGTCGAGCGGGAGATTGATTTCGATCTGGCCTCTTTGACCTCCATGCGGCTGGCGCTGCGCGAGCCGGATTTCACGACGGCGGGGCGGATCGAACGGGCAATCAACAATGAATTCGGCCGCAATGTTGCCCTGATGCGGGATTCCGGAACTGTTGAAGTCGATATCGGCCGCACCAACACCCGCTCGACGGCGCATGCGGTGGGCCGGATCGAGAACATTCTGGTCGAGCCGCAGCGCAAAGCCCGGGTGGTAGTCGACCAGCGCTCCGGCACCATTGTGATGGGCAGCGACGTGCGGATATCCCGCGTGGCCGTGGCCCAAGGCAATCTTACACTCCGCATTGAAGAGACGCCGCTGGTGGTTCAGCCCAACCCCTTTGCAGATGGGGAAACTGTTGTCGTGCCGCGTACGGGCGCTGCGATCGAGGAGGAGGAGGGGATCCAGCTGGCAGAAGTGCCTGAGACAACTTCGCTTTCGGAGGTCGTGTCTGGCTTGAACGCCCTGGGTGTATCGCCGCGGGATATGATCGACATTCTGAAAAGCCTCAAGGCCGCGGGTGCCTTGCACGCGGAATTCGTCGTCCGCTGA
- a CDS encoding flagellin: protein MILNSYGDMAQHLFLRSRNTELKENVTTLSEEFATGKSSNLSERLGGDFTYLADLESSLNRIGSYMVANSEVRLFATTTQGSLDKVHSQVEAMRNDILRLSPALDTENAQQFGSQAKQRLASAINLMNTSVGGRTIFAGTATDTKPLNNTSTLMTAVLAEVSGLTTSNDIIQEVKDWFDDPAGFDAVMYRGSTTSLQPVTVGEGEQVTLGIRADDENLKHALQSYVITALADEPSLGLSEDVQIDLVIKASSELTESADRLIDLQADVGFIEGQLEAVNTRNEASKTSLSIVKNKLVSADPYETYTRLQEAQTQLEGLYTITARSSQLSLLKYIS, encoded by the coding sequence ATGATTTTGAATTCTTATGGCGATATGGCGCAGCACCTCTTTCTCCGCAGCCGCAACACGGAGCTGAAGGAAAACGTCACCACTCTCTCCGAAGAGTTTGCCACTGGAAAATCGTCGAACCTGAGCGAACGGCTGGGCGGCGATTTCACCTATCTTGCAGATCTGGAGAGCTCGCTGAACCGGATCGGCAGCTATATGGTTGCCAATAGCGAAGTGCGGTTGTTTGCGACCACCACGCAAGGCAGCCTTGATAAGGTGCACAGCCAGGTCGAGGCGATGCGCAACGACATCCTGAGACTGTCGCCCGCACTCGATACGGAAAATGCACAGCAGTTCGGCAGCCAGGCCAAGCAGCGGCTGGCCAGCGCCATCAACCTGATGAACACCTCTGTCGGGGGGCGGACAATCTTTGCGGGCACTGCAACGGACACCAAGCCGCTGAATAACACCAGCACGCTGATGACGGCCGTCCTCGCGGAAGTTTCGGGGCTGACAACCAGCAATGACATCATTCAGGAAGTTAAGGACTGGTTCGACGATCCGGCCGGATTTGATGCCGTCATGTACCGCGGCTCTACAACTTCGCTGCAGCCGGTTACCGTCGGCGAGGGAGAGCAGGTGACCTTGGGGATCCGCGCCGACGATGAAAATCTGAAACATGCGCTGCAGAGTTACGTGATCACTGCGCTCGCGGATGAGCCCAGCCTCGGCCTGAGCGAAGACGTGCAGATCGATCTGGTTATCAAGGCCAGCAGCGAGCTGACTGAAAGTGCGGACAGGCTGATTGATCTGCAGGCTGACGTTGGTTTCATCGAGGGCCAGCTCGAGGCGGTCAATACCCGGAACGAGGCGTCGAAAACCAGCCTGAGCATCGTCAAGAACAAACTGGTTTCGGCCGATCCGTATGAAACCTACACCCGGCTTCAGGAAGCGCAGACGCAGCTTGAGGGCCTTTATACAATTACCGCCCGCAGCTCGCAGCTGTCCTTGCTGAAGTATATCTCATGA
- a CDS encoding formylglycine-generating enzyme family protein, with product MKTELIAAGVAAAVGLPGLWFSKTTDPAPMAETVPIAAATIAYRPIGNFHRNGKSVVPPEQQRSVPGFEIMKHQVSAAEYSACVAAGACKKADATPAESSQPQTHVSWHDAAAYAEWYSKETGHSWRLPDDAEWQLAAAEIFGDEAVETDGGDPAQRWLRQYARGVTLRGLPGPAQGPKSEPGANSNGLTGLGGNIWEWTGGCMQNGEVRKDGSLELGEPYCSARITGGRHRAVVIDFIRDASVGGCAVGLPPDYLGFRLVKDG from the coding sequence ATGAAAACTGAGCTGATTGCCGCCGGGGTTGCCGCGGCCGTTGGACTTCCTGGCCTTTGGTTTTCCAAGACCACGGATCCGGCACCGATGGCGGAAACCGTACCCATCGCGGCGGCCACCATAGCTTACCGCCCGATCGGTAATTTTCACCGGAACGGGAAAAGCGTCGTGCCGCCGGAACAGCAGCGTTCTGTTCCGGGTTTCGAGATCATGAAGCATCAGGTCTCAGCCGCGGAGTATTCTGCCTGTGTTGCCGCGGGTGCCTGCAAGAAGGCGGATGCCACCCCGGCAGAGAGCAGCCAGCCTCAAACTCACGTCAGCTGGCATGACGCTGCTGCATATGCCGAGTGGTATTCCAAGGAGACCGGCCATAGCTGGCGGCTGCCGGACGACGCTGAATGGCAGCTGGCCGCAGCGGAAATCTTTGGCGACGAGGCGGTCGAAACCGACGGCGGCGATCCGGCCCAGCGCTGGCTGCGCCAGTATGCCCGCGGCGTTACCCTGCGCGGGCTGCCAGGACCGGCACAGGGCCCGAAAAGCGAGCCGGGCGCCAACAGCAACGGTCTTACCGGATTAGGCGGCAATATTTGGGAATGGACCGGCGGCTGCATGCAGAACGGCGAGGTGCGCAAGGACGGCAGCCTTGAGCTGGGCGAACCTTATTGCAGCGCCCGCATTACCGGCGGCCGCCACCGGGCGGTTGTGATTGACTTCATCCGCGACGCCAGCGTAGGCGGCTGCGCGGTCGGGCTGCCGCCGGATTATCTGGGATTCCGGCTTGTGAAAGACGGCTGA
- the hemN gene encoding oxygen-independent coproporphyrinogen III oxidase, protein MKQIDRLQALGLFDSRVPRYTSYPTAPVFTAAVGAAEQARELRALDPDVPVSVYLHIPFCERLCWFCACRTQGTQTLSPVESYIGTLEQELHLVAPLLPKGLRMGRMHWGGGTPTILPPHLIHRLAQAVKAVFPQTEDWEFSVEIDPTMVDRDKIAALAEEGMNRASIGIQDFDPLVQQAIGRAQPFEVTKACVEDLRAAGINSLNADLVYGLPHQTQARMADTVEKVLSLGPDRLALFGYAHVPWVAKRQKLIKEETLPDDLARYHLAGLAAERFAAAGFAAIGIDHFAKPGDGLEAAARTGHLRRNFQGYTDDTCPTLIGFGASSISRFAGGYIQNAAATPAYVQRVEAGQLTGARGHVMSQEDLLRSRAIEMLMCDFRLDREELRQRFGDLAASLDANLAQVAARFGDLVQLDDGALEIVPEGRPLTRIIASSFDAHVPEGVRYSRAS, encoded by the coding sequence ATGAAACAGATTGACCGCCTTCAAGCCCTTGGGCTGTTCGACAGCCGGGTGCCCCGCTACACCTCCTATCCGACCGCGCCGGTGTTCACAGCAGCCGTTGGCGCTGCGGAGCAAGCCCGCGAACTGCGGGCACTGGATCCGGATGTGCCGGTGTCCGTTTACCTGCATATCCCGTTTTGCGAGCGGCTGTGCTGGTTCTGTGCCTGCCGGACCCAAGGCACCCAAACGCTGAGCCCGGTGGAAAGCTACATCGGCACGCTGGAACAGGAGCTGCACCTGGTGGCGCCGCTTTTGCCCAAGGGGTTGCGGATGGGGCGGATGCATTGGGGCGGGGGAACTCCGACCATTTTGCCGCCGCACCTGATCCACCGGCTGGCGCAGGCGGTGAAGGCGGTTTTCCCGCAGACGGAGGATTGGGAGTTCTCGGTGGAGATCGACCCGACCATGGTGGACCGGGACAAGATCGCGGCGCTGGCAGAGGAAGGCATGAACCGGGCCAGCATCGGTATTCAGGATTTCGATCCCTTGGTGCAGCAGGCGATCGGCCGGGCGCAGCCGTTCGAGGTGACCAAGGCCTGCGTGGAGGATCTGCGGGCAGCGGGGATCAATTCTCTCAATGCCGATCTGGTCTATGGCCTTCCGCATCAGACGCAGGCGCGGATGGCGGACACGGTGGAGAAGGTGCTGAGCCTTGGTCCCGACCGGCTGGCGCTGTTCGGCTACGCGCATGTGCCATGGGTGGCCAAGCGGCAGAAGCTGATCAAGGAGGAGACGCTGCCGGACGATCTGGCGCGCTACCATCTGGCCGGGCTGGCGGCGGAGAGATTCGCCGCGGCTGGCTTTGCTGCAATCGGCATCGACCATTTCGCCAAACCCGGTGACGGGCTCGAGGCCGCTGCCCGCACCGGCCACCTGCGCCGCAATTTTCAGGGCTATACGGACGATACTTGCCCGACGCTGATCGGGTTCGGTGCCTCGTCAATCTCCCGCTTTGCGGGCGGATACATCCAGAACGCGGCGGCCACGCCTGCCTATGTGCAGCGGGTTGAGGCGGGCCAGCTGACCGGCGCGCGCGGCCATGTGATGAGCCAGGAGGATCTGCTGCGGAGCCGCGCCATCGAGATGCTGATGTGCGACTTCAGGCTGGACCGGGAAGAGCTGCGGCAGCGTTTCGGCGATCTGGCGGCAAGCCTGGATGCAAATCTGGCGCAGGTCGCGGCCCGGTTTGGCGATCTGGTGCAGTTGGATGACGGCGCGCTGGAGATCGTGCCTGAGGGCCGTCCGCTGACCCGCATCATCGCCAGCAGCTTTGACGCGCATGTTCCCGAAGGCGTGCGGTACAGCCGGGCGTCCTGA
- a CDS encoding flagellar hook protein FlgE, with product MTISSSLNAGVSGLSANASRLASISDNIANSSTRGYKRVQTDFHSMVLSGSGGTYSAGGVRTTNVRLIDERGPLVSTNNATDLAVRGRGMLPVASITEVEAGGSPSMMLTSTGSFRTDSSGYLSTESGLVLMGWPAQADGTLPDVARDTADALEPIRIDLNRLSAEPTTEISLTANLPAAETDPGASGDPVEQVVQYFDNMGRSEELTITYTPSVATPPATSGTNEWTMQIVDSATGATVIGEYTLTFDDSAASAGTLQSVATLTGGAYDATAGSVTINVAGGPVEINIGVIGEQNGMSQLGDEFVPGTTEKDGTAVGSFVSVEVNASGEVIASYDSGDTKVIYKVPLADVSNINGMQALDSQTYKPTDDSGAFYLWDAGEGPTGEILGYAQEESAVDVATELTDMIKTQRAYSSNAKVIQTVDEMLQETTNIKR from the coding sequence ATGACCATTTCTTCGTCGCTGAACGCGGGCGTTTCAGGATTGAGCGCCAACGCCAGCCGGTTGGCTTCCATTTCCGATAACATCGCCAACTCCTCGACCCGCGGCTACAAGCGGGTTCAGACAGATTTCCATTCCATGGTCTTGTCCGGCTCCGGCGGCACTTATTCGGCGGGGGGCGTGCGCACGACCAACGTCCGGCTGATCGACGAGCGCGGCCCGCTGGTTTCGACCAACAACGCCACCGACCTGGCGGTGCGCGGCCGCGGCATGCTGCCCGTTGCCTCGATCACAGAGGTGGAGGCGGGTGGCAGCCCGTCTATGATGCTGACCAGCACCGGATCCTTCCGGACCGATTCCAGCGGGTACCTGTCGACAGAATCCGGTCTGGTCCTGATGGGCTGGCCCGCGCAGGCTGATGGCACGCTTCCGGATGTGGCAAGGGATACCGCCGATGCCCTGGAGCCGATCCGCATCGACCTGAACCGCCTGTCGGCGGAGCCGACAACCGAAATCAGCCTGACGGCGAACCTGCCGGCAGCCGAAACCGATCCCGGTGCCTCTGGCGACCCGGTCGAGCAAGTGGTTCAGTATTTCGACAACATGGGCCGCTCCGAAGAGCTGACTATTACCTATACGCCCAGCGTTGCCACGCCGCCGGCGACCAGCGGAACAAACGAATGGACGATGCAAATCGTGGACTCCGCAACCGGTGCGACGGTCATCGGCGAGTACACTCTGACCTTCGATGACAGCGCGGCGTCTGCAGGCACGCTTCAAAGCGTGGCAACCCTGACGGGTGGTGCCTATGATGCAACCGCCGGTTCGGTGACCATCAACGTTGCGGGCGGGCCAGTCGAGATCAATATCGGTGTGATTGGCGAACAGAACGGCATGAGCCAGCTGGGTGACGAGTTCGTGCCCGGCACCACGGAGAAGGACGGGACGGCGGTCGGATCCTTCGTTTCGGTCGAGGTAAACGCGTCCGGTGAAGTGATCGCCTCCTATGATTCAGGCGACACCAAGGTCATCTACAAGGTTCCGCTGGCGGATGTCTCCAACATCAACGGCATGCAGGCGCTGGACAGCCAGACCTACAAGCCGACCGACGATTCCGGGGCGTTCTACCTGTGGGATGCCGGCGAGGGGCCGACCGGTGAAATCCTGGGCTACGCGCAGGAGGAATCGGCTGTCGACGTGGCAACCGAATTGACCGACATGATCAAGACTCAGCGGGCCTATTCGTCCAACGCCAAGGTCATCCAGACCGTTGACGAGATGCTGCAGGAAACCACCAACATCAAGCGCTAA
- the flgK gene encoding flagellar hook-associated protein FlgK, with protein sequence MSIYSALNSAMTGLSAAGRSSQVVAENLANALTPGYTRRVLDLNSPGAGVPGVRIGDVQRLNDPVLISNRRVAEAEYGAAKAEGDFFSRMSDLVGTVDDEMSLASQLSDFESSLIEAVSRPDSQPRLNDLSVKANALADSISRTAEGLRGLRINADSAIGSQVDTVNQALKEIEKLNARIMVVEAGGMDAVSMQDQRDQLIDQVNAIIPVNVVRRDNGQVTLYSTGGVMLLDHKASELSFAPSRDIMPHMTLGNGMISGLQVNGKTIGTGPDGPLRGGTLTAQFQIRDVTAVEAQEDLDAMAADLIERFQDPSLDATIGVTDAGIFTDDGAFYDPANIVGLSNRIELNDLLALDRAGETWRFRDGLYAAAPGDPGDSSLLQAYSDALNTTRTVSSVGLGTANMTAATLSANLLSRFAQDNETAARASTFAATSFNELSQAELALGVDTDAELQNLMLVEKYYAANARMLSVVDELMETLLRI encoded by the coding sequence ATGTCTATATATTCCGCCCTTAACAGCGCCATGACCGGGCTGAGCGCGGCCGGCCGGTCCTCGCAGGTTGTCGCCGAAAACCTGGCCAATGCGCTGACCCCGGGCTACACGCGCCGGGTTCTGGATCTGAACAGCCCCGGGGCCGGCGTTCCCGGCGTTCGGATCGGCGATGTCCAGCGCTTGAATGATCCTGTGCTGATCTCCAACCGCCGGGTTGCCGAAGCAGAATACGGCGCCGCCAAGGCGGAGGGCGATTTCTTCAGCCGAATGTCCGATCTGGTGGGCACCGTCGATGATGAGATGTCGCTGGCCTCCCAGCTTTCGGATTTCGAATCGTCGCTGATCGAAGCAGTCTCGCGCCCGGATTCGCAGCCCCGGCTGAATGATCTGTCGGTGAAGGCGAACGCCTTGGCAGATTCCATTTCGCGCACGGCCGAGGGGTTGCGGGGCCTGCGGATCAATGCGGACAGCGCAATCGGCAGCCAGGTCGACACCGTGAATCAGGCCTTGAAGGAGATTGAAAAGCTCAACGCCCGGATCATGGTCGTCGAGGCCGGCGGCATGGACGCCGTGTCAATGCAGGATCAGCGCGACCAGCTGATCGATCAGGTGAACGCGATCATTCCGGTCAATGTCGTCCGCCGCGACAACGGCCAGGTCACGCTTTATTCCACTGGCGGGGTGATGCTGCTGGACCACAAGGCGTCCGAGCTGAGTTTTGCGCCGTCGCGGGATATCATGCCTCACATGACTTTGGGCAACGGCATGATCTCCGGTCTCCAGGTTAACGGCAAAACAATCGGCACCGGTCCGGACGGGCCGTTGCGCGGCGGCACCCTGACCGCGCAGTTTCAAATCCGTGATGTGACCGCGGTAGAGGCCCAGGAAGATCTGGACGCGATGGCCGCCGATCTTATCGAGCGGTTCCAGGACCCGTCGCTGGATGCCACTATCGGGGTGACGGATGCAGGTATATTCACCGACGATGGCGCCTTCTACGATCCGGCGAACATCGTTGGACTCTCCAACCGGATCGAGCTGAACGATCTGCTGGCTTTGGACCGCGCCGGTGAGACATGGCGGTTTCGCGATGGCCTTTACGCCGCGGCTCCCGGCGATCCAGGCGATTCCAGCTTGCTGCAAGCCTATTCGGACGCTTTGAACACCACCCGCACGGTGTCCTCAGTCGGCCTTGGCACGGCCAACATGACAGCTGCGACGCTGAGTGCGAACCTGCTGTCCCGGTTTGCCCAGGACAATGAAACCGCTGCGCGTGCTTCGACCTTTGCCGCTACCAGTTTCAACGAGCTGAGCCAGGCGGAACTGGCACTGGGCGTCGACACCGACGCCGAGCTGCAGAACCTGATGCTTGTCGAAAAATATTATGCCGCCAATGCCCGTATGCTCAGCGTTGTCGATGAACTTATGGAAACACTCTTGAGGATCTGA
- the fliP gene encoding flagellar type III secretion system pore protein FliP (The bacterial flagellar biogenesis protein FliP forms a type III secretion system (T3SS)-type pore required for flagellar assembly.), which translates to MTQKTFVRAALAIALLLAMPQTALAQELSLSLADGESVSARSIQLILLITVLSLAPGLLIMITCFPFLVTVLSILRQGIGLQQAPPNMLMISLALFLTYFVMEPVFTEAWNSGISPLLEEQLEPGEAISRSLEPFRAFMANRLDPDTFYAIADLRPETQGMDPVPQAPLSALVPSFLLSEIARAFQIGFLVFLPFLVIDLVVAAVLMSMGMMMVPPAIVSLPFKLAFFVVADGWSLIATALVRSYYP; encoded by the coding sequence ATGACACAGAAGACCTTTGTGCGGGCGGCCCTGGCTATAGCGCTTTTGCTGGCCATGCCGCAGACCGCCCTGGCTCAAGAACTGAGCCTTTCGCTGGCAGACGGTGAGTCGGTTTCGGCCCGCTCGATCCAGCTGATTTTGCTGATTACAGTGCTCAGCCTGGCCCCCGGCCTGCTGATCATGATCACCTGCTTTCCCTTTCTGGTGACGGTCCTGTCGATCCTGCGCCAGGGCATCGGTCTGCAGCAGGCGCCGCCAAACATGCTGATGATCAGCCTGGCGCTGTTCCTGACCTACTTCGTGATGGAGCCGGTTTTTACAGAGGCCTGGAACAGCGGTATCAGCCCGCTGCTGGAAGAACAGCTTGAACCGGGCGAGGCCATCTCGCGCAGCCTGGAACCGTTCCGGGCGTTCATGGCCAACCGTCTGGATCCGGACACGTTTTATGCCATTGCCGACCTCAGGCCGGAAACCCAAGGCATGGACCCGGTGCCGCAAGCGCCGCTGTCCGCGCTGGTCCCGAGCTTCCTGCTGTCCGAAATCGCACGCGCCTTTCAAATCGGCTTTCTGGTCTTTCTGCCATTCCTGGTGATCGACCTTGTGGTGGCAGCGGTCCTGATGTCGATGGGGATGATGATGGTGCCGCCGGCCATCGTGTCCCTGCCCTTCAAACTGGCGTTCTTTGTTGTTGCCGACGGCTGGAGCCTGATCGCCACCGCCCTCGTGCGCAGCTATTATCCCTAG